A region from the Linepithema humile isolate Giens D197 chromosome 1, Lhum_UNIL_v1.0, whole genome shotgun sequence genome encodes:
- the LOC136998476 gene encoding cytochrome P450 9e2-like, protein MNSEIMEFSTLLLTVLTAVCLYYFVSKLSYFERLKIPHVRPIPLLGNMAPFIFRRVAMADNLLNIYNLFPDAKYFGFFEFMQPKYVIRDPDLINSIAIKNFDYFCDHERVINEEYEPIVSRNLFCLRGNEWNKMRKLLSPSFTSSKIKIMFELMCECAKNFTDFLITESGDTGKTYDMQDMISKYSNDVIATCAFGINMDSFKHPNNDFYLLGKKNMSFTNPRLVFTSLMNRNFPNIAKLFRIRVFSTKANNFFKNIVTSIVKARNEQGIVRPDMIQLMMEAKDQDHRPTFDINEITAQAFVFYLAGFDSVSRTMCFAAHEIAVNPNIQSKLKEEIEDVLKETNNKPTYEAINGMIYMDAVVKEVTRFYSSIFLDRVCVKEFVLPPATPDGKPIKLKPGDTIWFPIYALHHDSKYYSQPEKFNPDRFLNDEVDNSVYHPLGIGRRICIGNRLAAMETKVMLFYLLWHCDLEPDTKTKNPIVLGKKSFALTSENGFWLKMRARKSSIST, encoded by the coding sequence ATGAATTCGGAAATTATGGAATTTTCTACTTTGCTTTTGACTGTCCTCACGGCGGTTTgtctatattattttgtaagcAAGTTATCTTATTTCGAACGACTGAAAATTCCGCATGTACGGCCAATTCCGTTATTGGGTAACATGGCACCCTTCATTTTCCGACGCGTAGCCATGGCGGACAACTTACtcaacatatataatttatttcctgATGCAAAGTATTTTGGTTTCTTTGAATTTATGCAACCGAAATACGTGATCCGTGATCCAGATCTGATCAATTcaattgctattaaaaattttgattatttctgTGATCATGAAAGAGTAATAAACGAAGAGTATGAACCAATAGTCAGCAGGAATTTATTCTGTCTGCGGGGCAATGAGTGGAACAAAATGCGAAAGCTTCTTAGTCCAAGCTTTACATccagcaaaataaaaataatgtttgaaCTGATGTGTGAGTGCGCAAAAAATTTCaccgattttttaattactgaaTCTGGAGACACCGGCAAGACATACGACATGCAAGACATGATCTCCAAATACTCCAATGATGTGATTGCCACGTGCGCTTTTGGTATCAATATGGATTCTTTCAAGCATCCGAATAATGACTTTTACCTGCTCggcaagaaaaatatgagtttTACCAACCCCCGATTGGTGTTTACATCTCTCATGAATAGAAACTTTCCaaacattgcaaaattatttagaataaggGTGTTCAGCACAAAAGCGaacaatttctttaagaaCATTGTCACCAGTATAGTGAAGGCCAGGAACGAACAAGGAATTGTTCGTCCGGACATGATTCAATTGATGATGGAAGCTAAAGACCAGGACCATAGACCTACGTTCGATATCAACGAGATAACCGCTCAAGCATTCGTTTTCTACCTGGCTGGATTTGATTCCGTGTCAAGAACTATGTGCTTTGCGGCACACGAGATTGCTGTTAATCCCAACATACAGAGCAAGTTGAAAGAAGAAATCGAAGATGTTCTCAAGGAAACCAATAACAAACCTACATATGAAGCCATCAACGGCATGATATATATGGATGCCGTTGTGAAGGAAGTCACGAGATTTTATTCATCGATTTTCCTCGATAGAGTGTGCGTTAAGGAATTCGTATTGCCACCAGCGACACCGGATGGCAAACCGATCAAACTTAAGCCGGGAGATACTATTTGGTTCCCGATTTACGCTCTGCATCACGATTCCAAGTATTATTCTCAGCCAGAGAAATTTAATCCAGACAGGTTCCTGAATGACGAAGTGGATAATTCCGTTTACCACCCACTCGGTATCGGACGAAGGATCTGCATAGGTAACAGATTGGCCGCAATGGAAACAAAAGTTATGCTGTTTTACTTGTTATGGCATTGCGATCTCGAACCTGACACTAAAACCAAAAATCCTATCGTTTTGGGAAAAAAATCGTTCGCTTTGACTTCGGAAAATGGTTTCTGGTTAAAAATGCGGGCGAGGAAATCATCGATTTCTACCTAG
- the LOC136998567 gene encoding uncharacterized protein isoform X1 has translation MRKHISILYDKCNDSLDDLEKGSKLSHSSHSSHKHSDEEDVPDEMKNIDIHKNDINFQEIRKDRKEGPLQEMQLSISKNPNNKGKFYEAKKKTQQEDSGRQAMTNIPINVRIQNPVNSMNEDHTSCCNACRRKLLQENAKVKRKLNHIINLLENKGGDKADPVEQNNNNLLPNFPLSTIQELNNFNEQLMQNDVQRQFVQKMSKIGGDTVCKTVRNVMSLTIADELAQIYTWTGQKKRLALKKTKISDVIIEAIMISINTTMAEVEGYMKEWVRRAGDRIRSLSKK, from the exons atgagaaaacatATCTCTATTTTGTATGATAAATGCAACGATTCCTTGGATGATCTAGAGAAAGGTAGCAAATTATCGCATTCATCGCATTCATCGCACAAACACTCTGATGAAGAAGATGTACCAG ACGAAATGAAgaatatagatatacataaaaatgatataaactTCCAAGAAATTAGGAAAGACAGAAAAGAAG GACCGCTACAAGAAATGCAATTAAGTATCTCTAAAAACCCGAACAATAAAGGAAAGTTTTATGAAGCAAAAAAGAAGACGCAACAAG AAGATTCAGGTAGGCAAGCAATGACTAATATTCCGATTAATGTACGAATTCAAAATCCAGTTAATAGTATGAATGAAGACCATACATCTTGCTGTA ATGCATGTCGACGAAAACTTTTACaagaaaatgcaaaagtaAAACGTAAGCTCAACCACATCATTAATTTGCTGGAAAATAAAGGAGGTGATAAAGCCGACCCAGTCgaacaaaataacaataactTGTTACCAAACTTTCCTCTTAGTACAATACAGgaattgaataatttcaaCGAGCAATTGATGCAGAATGACGTTCAACGACAATTC gtACAAAAAATGTCAAAGATTGGCGGAGATACTGTCTGTAAAACAGTGCGAAATGTCATGTCTCTAACAATTGCAGATGAATTGGCCCAAATTTATACGTGGACAGGTCAAAAAAAGAGACTAGCATTaaagaaaactaaaatttcAGATGTTATTATCG AAGCAATTAtgatttcaataaatacgACAATGGCCGAAGTGGAAGGATATATGAAAGAATGGGTGCGACGAGCCGGCGATAGAATTAGATCGctctcaaaaaaataa
- the LOC136998567 gene encoding uncharacterized protein isoform X2 — protein MRKHISILYDKCNDSLDDLEKGSKLSHSSHSSHKHSDEEDVPGPLQEMQLSISKNPNNKGKFYEAKKKTQQEDSGRQAMTNIPINVRIQNPVNSMNEDHTSCCNACRRKLLQENAKVKRKLNHIINLLENKGGDKADPVEQNNNNLLPNFPLSTIQELNNFNEQLMQNDVQRQFVQKMSKIGGDTVCKTVRNVMSLTIADELAQIYTWTGQKKRLALKKTKISDVIIEAIMISINTTMAEVEGYMKEWVRRAGDRIRSLSKK, from the exons atgagaaaacatATCTCTATTTTGTATGATAAATGCAACGATTCCTTGGATGATCTAGAGAAAGGTAGCAAATTATCGCATTCATCGCATTCATCGCACAAACACTCTGATGAAGAAGATGTACCAG GACCGCTACAAGAAATGCAATTAAGTATCTCTAAAAACCCGAACAATAAAGGAAAGTTTTATGAAGCAAAAAAGAAGACGCAACAAG AAGATTCAGGTAGGCAAGCAATGACTAATATTCCGATTAATGTACGAATTCAAAATCCAGTTAATAGTATGAATGAAGACCATACATCTTGCTGTA ATGCATGTCGACGAAAACTTTTACaagaaaatgcaaaagtaAAACGTAAGCTCAACCACATCATTAATTTGCTGGAAAATAAAGGAGGTGATAAAGCCGACCCAGTCgaacaaaataacaataactTGTTACCAAACTTTCCTCTTAGTACAATACAGgaattgaataatttcaaCGAGCAATTGATGCAGAATGACGTTCAACGACAATTC gtACAAAAAATGTCAAAGATTGGCGGAGATACTGTCTGTAAAACAGTGCGAAATGTCATGTCTCTAACAATTGCAGATGAATTGGCCCAAATTTATACGTGGACAGGTCAAAAAAAGAGACTAGCATTaaagaaaactaaaatttcAGATGTTATTATCG AAGCAATTAtgatttcaataaatacgACAATGGCCGAAGTGGAAGGATATATGAAAGAATGGGTGCGACGAGCCGGCGATAGAATTAGATCGctctcaaaaaaataa
- the LOC136998567 gene encoding uncharacterized protein isoform X3 — MRKHISILYDKCNDSLDDLEKGSKLSHSSHSSHKHSDEEDVPDEMKNIDIHKNDINFQEIRKDRKEEDSGRQAMTNIPINVRIQNPVNSMNEDHTSCCNACRRKLLQENAKVKRKLNHIINLLENKGGDKADPVEQNNNNLLPNFPLSTIQELNNFNEQLMQNDVQRQFVQKMSKIGGDTVCKTVRNVMSLTIADELAQIYTWTGQKKRLALKKTKISDVIIEAIMISINTTMAEVEGYMKEWVRRAGDRIRSLSKK; from the exons atgagaaaacatATCTCTATTTTGTATGATAAATGCAACGATTCCTTGGATGATCTAGAGAAAGGTAGCAAATTATCGCATTCATCGCATTCATCGCACAAACACTCTGATGAAGAAGATGTACCAG ACGAAATGAAgaatatagatatacataaaaatgatataaactTCCAAGAAATTAGGAAAGACAGAAAAGAAG AAGATTCAGGTAGGCAAGCAATGACTAATATTCCGATTAATGTACGAATTCAAAATCCAGTTAATAGTATGAATGAAGACCATACATCTTGCTGTA ATGCATGTCGACGAAAACTTTTACaagaaaatgcaaaagtaAAACGTAAGCTCAACCACATCATTAATTTGCTGGAAAATAAAGGAGGTGATAAAGCCGACCCAGTCgaacaaaataacaataactTGTTACCAAACTTTCCTCTTAGTACAATACAGgaattgaataatttcaaCGAGCAATTGATGCAGAATGACGTTCAACGACAATTC gtACAAAAAATGTCAAAGATTGGCGGAGATACTGTCTGTAAAACAGTGCGAAATGTCATGTCTCTAACAATTGCAGATGAATTGGCCCAAATTTATACGTGGACAGGTCAAAAAAAGAGACTAGCATTaaagaaaactaaaatttcAGATGTTATTATCG AAGCAATTAtgatttcaataaatacgACAATGGCCGAAGTGGAAGGATATATGAAAGAATGGGTGCGACGAGCCGGCGATAGAATTAGATCGctctcaaaaaaataa